A DNA window from Niabella yanshanensis contains the following coding sequences:
- a CDS encoding Gfo/Idh/MocA family protein has translation MSSNTKKGRRSFLKNSFTLTAGGILLQGAPTIVPSTVFGRNAPSNKINIAQIGCGRIARTHDLPETFRNDIARIIAIADVDKYRQQKGKELIEGWYAKKTGQVNYVNVRLYDDYHELLANKDIDAVIISTPDHWHAQPAMEAAMAGKHIYLQKPTSLTIEEGRHMSDVVRAKGVVFQLGSQQRSVNPWPQFKKACELVRNGRIGKLKEVHVGLPADPPGGNTAEMPVPRELNYDMWLGSTPYIYYTQDRVHHPTDLESRPGWLRLEQFGAGMITGWGVHHIDIAHWGMNTELTGPIEVSGAAQFPKAGLWNVHGDYEVEAKYANGVTMHVNSKNPNGVKFVGTDGWIFVSRGNVGVTATDPTSGDKAQPKAFNASNPAILDSVIKPNEVHLYESSEQHRNWLECIQNKKTTISPAEIAHRSCSACLVAFAAMKMGTKLYWDPVKEVFKNNDEANKLLSRPQRHPYGTSYVYNKFKK, from the coding sequence ATGTCGTCCAACACAAAAAAAGGAAGAAGGAGTTTTTTGAAGAATTCTTTTACACTTACTGCCGGTGGAATACTCTTACAGGGAGCGCCAACTATTGTACCCTCAACGGTCTTTGGGAGAAACGCGCCCAGTAATAAGATCAATATTGCACAAATAGGTTGCGGGCGTATTGCACGTACGCATGACCTGCCTGAGACTTTTAGAAATGATATTGCCCGGATCATTGCCATAGCCGATGTAGATAAATACCGGCAGCAAAAGGGAAAGGAATTAATTGAAGGTTGGTACGCCAAAAAGACAGGACAGGTCAATTATGTCAATGTAAGATTGTATGATGACTATCATGAGCTTCTGGCCAATAAAGACATCGATGCAGTTATCATCAGTACGCCCGATCATTGGCATGCGCAACCTGCCATGGAAGCTGCTATGGCGGGCAAACATATCTATCTTCAAAAGCCAACTTCACTTACTATAGAAGAAGGACGGCACATGAGCGACGTAGTTAGGGCAAAGGGTGTGGTTTTTCAGTTAGGCAGTCAGCAGCGATCGGTTAATCCCTGGCCGCAGTTTAAGAAGGCTTGTGAGCTGGTTCGCAATGGCCGCATAGGCAAATTGAAAGAAGTTCATGTTGGGCTGCCTGCCGACCCTCCCGGTGGTAATACCGCGGAGATGCCGGTTCCCCGGGAATTGAATTATGATATGTGGTTGGGTTCTACCCCCTATATATACTATACACAGGATAGGGTGCACCATCCGACTGATCTGGAATCAAGACCGGGATGGTTGAGGTTGGAGCAATTTGGTGCGGGAATGATCACCGGCTGGGGTGTGCATCATATAGATATCGCCCATTGGGGAATGAATACAGAATTAACCGGCCCGATTGAAGTAAGCGGCGCTGCCCAATTTCCTAAAGCAGGTTTGTGGAATGTACATGGCGATTATGAAGTAGAAGCCAAATATGCCAATGGAGTGACGATGCATGTGAATAGTAAAAATCCTAATGGGGTTAAGTTTGTGGGAACGGACGGATGGATCTTTGTATCACGCGGCAATGTGGGTGTCACAGCAACAGATCCAACCAGCGGCGATAAAGCCCAACCTAAGGCGTTTAATGCCAGTAATCCTGCTATATTAGATTCTGTTATTAAACCGAATGAAGTTCATTTATATGAAAGTTCCGAGCAACATAGAAACTGGCTGGAATGTATTCAAAATAAAAAAACAACCATCAGTCCTGCAGAGATTGCCCACCGCTCCTGCAGCGCCTGCCTGGTAGCTTTTGCTGCCATGAAAATGGGAACTAAATTGTATTGGGATCCTGTTAAGGAGGTCTTTAAAAATAATGATGAGGCCAATAAGCTTTTAAGCAGACCCCAGCGTCATCCATATGGCACCAGTTATGTTTATAATAAATTTAAAAAATAG